A region of Centropristis striata isolate RG_2023a ecotype Rhode Island chromosome 17, C.striata_1.0, whole genome shotgun sequence DNA encodes the following proteins:
- the LOC131989318 gene encoding butyrophilin subfamily 3 member A2-like: MLLSLQSPVRLLSVLVFHLLLTHPCRGQSQLVVPSQPIVANIGDDIILPCHLEPADDVAAMTLEWTRLGLSLKLVNVWRDGRDLDTRSPSYRGRTFLFTDELKKGNISLKLSTVKPSDTGRYKCFIPEINKESFIELVVGAVSSPIISLRGIDRDKEGVVLQCESSGWYPEPEVLWLDGEGKLLSAGPTETVRGPDDLYTVSSRVTVEKRHSNSFTCRVHQKDTNHTTETHITVPDDFFEVRSSSTSTIAGLAVGQLSADNMELKELNQRIEKEVKKLIEELKDKLEENQQSAERERLRTNKELKQTQDQLEKMTAEFEQNKSQLNKQIQIQQQRAEKAEGELKELRAKHEEVEKTKAEEADEDVKKRKKQHKQDGGDEAQQSQSPQPVKQNSSSTDGFDIKLYQQNKCIYLKNDFNEEKQLLAWELRVQFINKEPVRHV; this comes from the exons ATGCTTCTGTCTCTCCAGTCTCCAGTCAGACTCCTCAGTGTTTTGGTTTTCCATCTTCTCCTCACACACCCTTGTAGAG GTCAGTCTCAGTTAGTTGTTCCATCTCAGCCAATAGTGGCAAACAttggtgatgacatcattttgCCATGTCACCTGGAGCCTGCGGACGATGTTGCTGCCATGACGCTGGAGTGGACGAGATTGGGCCTGAGCCTTAAACTTGTCAATGTGTGGCGTGATGGTCGGGACCTTGATACTAGAAGTCCATCTTACAGAGGAAGAACTTTTCTGTTCACTGATGAACTGAAGAAGGGAAACATTTCACTGAAACTCTCCACAGTGAAACCTTCTGATACGGGGAGATACAAATGCTTCATTCCAGAAATTAATAAAGAATCTTTCATTGAACTTGTTGTTG GTGCTGTTTCCTCACCTATCATCAGTTTGAGAGGGATTGATAGAGACAAAGAGGGAGTGGTTCTCCAGTGTGAGTCTTCTGGCTGGTATCCAGAGCCTGAGGTGTTGTGGCTGGACGGTGAGGGaaagctcctctctgctggacctacagagacagtcagaggtCCTGATGACCTCTATActgtcagcagcagagtgactgTGGAGAAGAGACACAGCAACAGCTTCACCTGTAGAGTCCACCAGAAGGACACCAAccacaccacagagacacacatcacTGTTCCAG ATGATTTCTTTGAGGTCCGGTCCAGCTCTACTTCCACCATTGCTGGTCTGGCT gtGGGTCAACTATCAGCTGATAACATGGAGCTGAAAGAGCTGAATCAGAGGATTGAGAAGGAGGTGAAGAAGCTGATAGAGGAGCTGAAGGACAAG ctGGAAGAAAACCAACagtcagcagagagagagaggctgagaaCCAATAAAGAGCTGAAACAGACTCAAGATCAGCTGGAGAAGATGACTGCAGAGTTTGAGCAGAATAAATCAcag cTGAACAAACAGATCCAGatccagcagcagagagcagagaaagcTGAGGGAGAACTGAAGGAGCTGAGGGCCAAACATGAGGAG GTGGAGAAGACCAAAGCGGAGGAAGCTGATGAAGATGTGAAGAAGCGAAAGAAGCAGCACAAG CAGGATGGAGGAGATGAAGCTCAACAGTCTCAGAGTCCTCAGCCAGTGAAGCAGAACAGCAGCTCAACTGATGGATTTGATATTAAACTCTACCAACAGAACAAATGTATCTATCTGAAGAACGATTTTAATGAG GAAAAACAACTGCTAGCCTGGGAATTACGAGTACAGTTCATCAACAAAGAACCTGTCAGACACGTTTAG